One Triticum dicoccoides isolate Atlit2015 ecotype Zavitan chromosome 5B, WEW_v2.0, whole genome shotgun sequence genomic window carries:
- the LOC119310676 gene encoding plant UBX domain-containing protein 10-like, with product MSSSPARDGAGGSSRNSRGGFARNLARLPSSIVEGLSRSIARRAPRSRRRDIQHHQPPPQWPPLPAAPPPFVPEELFFFNAFEQQYGGHHPFFYGCRLSEVLAIARREGKHVFVYLHDPAHPYTEPFCRGTLCSDVVVEFLDTNFVSWGAVTGRGEGSGMAASLQPGSFPFCAVLAPVSSESITVLQRVEGPVTPSELVEMLQRTIDEQRVAFRASMADEQAAAFRASRAEEEERRRSALRLRQEQDAAYLESLRKDQEKERSKKTLQEGTARQKPKPSTKYPGQAGGETSRRTQIRAPTHKETAPSHRTEANTKVMIRFPNGERRQQSFRHKDTIREIYKYVNSLGIPGIGKYQLVRSYPRKTYGQQQLEMNLGDAGFQPSVTLYIEQLH from the exons ATGTCTTCAAGCCCGGCGAGGGACGGCGCGGGCGGGAGCTCGCGGAACTCCCGCGGCGGCTTCGCCAGGAACCTCGCGAGGCTCCCGTCTAGCATCGTGGAAGGGCTGTCGAGGTCGATCGcccgccgggctccgaggagccgccGGCGGGACATCCAGCACCACCAGCCGCCGCCGCAGTGGCCTCCTCTTCCAGCTGCTCCTCCGCCCTTCGTGCCGGAGGAGCTGTTCTTCTTCAATGCGTTCGAGCAGCAGTACGGCGGCCACCACCCGTTCTTCTACGGGTGCCGTCTCAGCGAGGTCCTGGCGATCGCCCGGCGAGAGGGCAAGCACGTGTTCGTGTACCTCCACGACCCGGCCCACCCGTACACCGAGCCCTTCTGCCGgggcacgctctgctcggacgtggTGGTGGAGTTCCTCGACACCAACTTCGTGTCCTGGGGCGCGGTCACCGGCAGAGGGGAAGGGTCGGGCATGGCCGCGTCGCTGCAGCCCGGCAGCTTCCCCTTCTGCGCCGTCCTCGCCCCGGTCTCCAGCGAAAGCATCACAGTCCTACAACGG GTAGAAGGGCCGGTTACGCCGTCGGAGCTCGTGGAGATGTTGCAGAGAACCATCGATGAGCAACGTGTTGCTTTTCGAGCCTCGATGGCTGATGAGCAAGCTGCGGCATTCAGAGCCTCTAGggccgaggaggaagagaggaggagatcGGCGCTACGGCTGCGACAAGAGCAGGACGCAGCTTACCTCGAGTCACTTCGGAAGGATCAG GAAAAAGAAAGATCCAAGAAGACTCTTCAGGAGGGAACCGCAAGACAAAAGCCAAAGCCAAGCACGAAATATCCTGGCCAGGCAGGTGGAGAAACTAGCAGGAGAACCCAGATCAGAGCACCTACACATAAGGAAACTGCACCTTCACACAGAACGGAAGCAAACACCAAG GTAATGATAAGATTTCCCAACGGCGAGAGAAGGCAGCAGAGCTTCCGTCACAAGGACACGATAAGGGAAATCTACAAGTATGTTAATTCCTTGGGCATACCTGGCATAGGAAAGTATCAGCTTGTAAGGAGCTACCCAAGGAAAACCTACGGGCAACAGCAGCTGGAGATGAATCTTGGAGATGCAGGTTTCCAACCAAGTGTGACACTGTACATTGAGCAGCTTCATTAA